From Thalassotalea euphylliae, the proteins below share one genomic window:
- a CDS encoding acyl-CoA ligase (AMP-forming), exosortase A system-associated — MAILLHELIERSALKTPDATALHDKNQQLTYQALAQAVNHLASCMQAIGLKRYQRLGVYLPKSIEAVEAIFACSAAGGTFVPINPVLKAPQVSHIVNDCDIQILITNKARLTPLAERITQLPSLKYVILLDANDEEARQIGEAKIISWGHFANHSTQALTLHTQTASDMAAILYTSGSTGKPKGVVLSHHNMVVGAQSVAQYLENTADDVILAVLPLSFDYGLSQLTTAFAVGASCVLLDYLLPRDVLSTIDKYQVTGLAAVPPLYSQLCSLKWPDGSGQSIRYFTNSGGALTQANLATLREKLPQAKPYLMYGLTEAFRSTYLPPEQVDNKPGSMGKAIPNAEVVVVKSDGTRCAPDEPGELVHIGPLVSLGYWNAPEKTAARFKPAPGKPQGIMLSEMAVWSGDTVKQDEEGYLYFVARADEMIKSSGYRISPMEVEEALYQHEHVAEAAVIGAKHPELGQAIVAFVLASTETSHEELSKSINKHCQKQLANFMVPKRIIVLDNMPHNANGKIDRAMLNRDYQGIYTD, encoded by the coding sequence ATGGCCATTTTATTACACGAACTGATTGAACGAAGCGCATTAAAAACGCCTGATGCAACTGCACTTCACGATAAAAATCAGCAACTCACTTACCAAGCGCTGGCACAGGCAGTCAACCATCTAGCAAGCTGTATGCAGGCGATTGGGCTAAAGCGCTATCAACGCCTTGGTGTGTACCTACCGAAAAGTATTGAGGCCGTTGAAGCTATATTTGCTTGCTCTGCCGCCGGAGGTACCTTTGTACCGATTAACCCTGTGCTAAAAGCGCCGCAAGTGAGTCACATTGTTAACGATTGCGATATCCAAATACTCATCACCAACAAAGCAAGGCTAACGCCGTTAGCAGAGCGCATTACTCAACTCCCTAGCCTGAAATATGTAATCTTATTAGACGCCAATGATGAAGAAGCACGCCAAATTGGCGAGGCGAAAATCATTAGCTGGGGGCACTTTGCTAATCACAGTACACAAGCATTAACATTACACACGCAAACCGCAAGCGATATGGCGGCGATTCTCTACACATCAGGCAGTACAGGCAAGCCCAAAGGCGTTGTTTTATCTCATCACAATATGGTGGTGGGTGCGCAATCAGTTGCACAATATTTGGAAAACACCGCAGACGATGTCATTTTGGCTGTGCTACCGCTCAGTTTTGACTACGGTTTAAGCCAGCTTACAACCGCTTTTGCTGTTGGCGCGTCATGTGTTTTACTGGATTACTTGCTGCCGCGCGATGTACTTTCAACCATAGACAAATACCAAGTCACAGGACTTGCCGCGGTGCCGCCACTCTACAGTCAGTTATGCAGTTTGAAGTGGCCTGATGGCAGCGGCCAATCCATTCGTTATTTCACCAATAGCGGAGGTGCTTTAACACAAGCAAATCTCGCCACACTGCGCGAAAAATTGCCTCAAGCGAAACCTTATCTGATGTATGGCCTGACTGAGGCATTTAGGTCGACTTATTTGCCACCAGAGCAAGTAGACAATAAACCCGGCTCAATGGGGAAAGCAATTCCCAATGCAGAGGTGGTTGTGGTTAAGTCAGACGGCACGAGGTGCGCGCCAGATGAGCCTGGTGAGCTGGTTCATATTGGCCCGTTGGTAAGTTTAGGCTATTGGAATGCCCCTGAGAAAACGGCCGCCCGTTTTAAGCCAGCGCCAGGTAAACCTCAAGGTATTATGTTATCAGAAATGGCGGTCTGGTCCGGCGATACCGTCAAGCAAGATGAGGAAGGTTATCTCTATTTCGTCGCGCGAGCAGATGAGATGATCAAAAGCTCTGGCTATCGCATCAGTCCAATGGAAGTTGAAGAGGCGTTATATCAGCACGAACACGTTGCAGAAGCTGCGGTGATTGGTGCCAAGCACCCAGAGTTAGGCCAAGCCATCGTGGCCTTTGTGCTGGCCTCAACCGAAACCAGTCATGAAGAACTGAGCAAATCGATTAACAAGCATTGTCAGAAACAGCTCGCCAACTTTATGGTACCTAAACGGATCATTGTGCTTGATAACATGCCACACAATGCTAACGGCAAAATTGACCGCGCTATGCTAAACCGCGATTACCAAGGGATTTACACGGATTAA
- a CDS encoding pyridoxal-dependent decarboxylase, exosortase A system-associated, producing MKAHDSLTPFQQQNHQLMIGDKTLSHIEMLVGRTPFYVYDRVTLAQTVKQLKNALPPEISLHYAIKANPYPPLVNFMQPLVSGFDVASSKEMLLAIQSGMPANEISFAGPGKTEDDIRAAIVAGITLHAESLTEINRAIALGKQLALKPNIAIRINPAFELKASGMKMAGGAKPFGIDQEQLPSILAELDYQALNFRGFHIYAGSQNLKEAALMEMHQKTFALAEELVAMTPVPIDYINIGGGLGIPYFAGEQRLDLSLVTDNLASLIAQYSTLKDIELIMELGRYLVGEAGLYVCKVVDVKESRGTTYAVCDGGLHHHLANSGNFGQVIRKNYPVVVGNKVGCSNDELSTATIVGPLCTPLDILADKVPLPPIEIGDYIAVYQSGAYGATASPQAFLSQPELSEILL from the coding sequence ATGAAAGCACATGATTCACTAACGCCATTTCAACAGCAAAATCATCAACTAATGATTGGCGATAAAACGCTTTCACACATTGAGATGCTGGTTGGGCGAACACCATTTTATGTTTATGATCGCGTAACGCTTGCACAAACCGTTAAACAACTCAAAAACGCACTCCCCCCAGAAATTTCGTTACACTACGCGATAAAGGCCAACCCGTATCCCCCTTTGGTCAACTTTATGCAGCCACTTGTTAGTGGTTTCGATGTCGCCTCAAGCAAAGAAATGTTGCTCGCTATTCAGTCGGGCATGCCCGCCAATGAAATTAGCTTCGCAGGCCCCGGAAAAACGGAAGACGATATCCGCGCGGCTATTGTTGCCGGTATTACCTTGCACGCTGAATCGCTCACCGAGATTAATCGCGCAATTGCGCTAGGTAAGCAACTCGCGCTAAAGCCCAATATTGCCATTCGCATCAACCCAGCATTTGAATTAAAAGCATCAGGCATGAAAATGGCTGGTGGTGCCAAGCCTTTCGGTATTGATCAAGAGCAGTTACCGAGTATTTTGGCTGAGTTGGATTATCAAGCGCTTAACTTTCGCGGCTTTCATATCTACGCTGGTTCGCAAAACCTAAAAGAAGCAGCGTTGATGGAAATGCATCAGAAAACCTTTGCGTTAGCGGAAGAACTAGTTGCCATGACACCCGTACCCATTGACTACATCAATATTGGTGGCGGCTTAGGTATTCCGTATTTCGCTGGTGAGCAGCGGCTTGATTTATCATTAGTCACAGACAATTTAGCGAGTCTTATCGCCCAATATTCAACGCTAAAAGATATAGAATTGATCATGGAGCTTGGCCGCTACCTTGTGGGGGAAGCTGGACTTTATGTGTGCAAGGTTGTTGATGTCAAAGAATCGCGCGGCACGACCTATGCGGTTTGTGATGGCGGCTTACACCATCATCTAGCGAACTCTGGTAACTTCGGACAAGTTATTAGAAAAAACTATCCAGTGGTTGTAGGCAATAAAGTAGGTTGTTCGAATGACGAGTTGTCTACAGCGACAATTGTCGGCCCGCTTTGTACCCCACTCGATATTCTGGCGGATAAAGTGCCACTCCCTCCCATTGAAATCGGTGACTATATCGCCGTTTATCAGTCGGGCGCTTACGGTGCCACAGCCAGCCCACAAGCGTTTCTGAGCCAACCTGAATTGAGTGAAATTTTATTATAA
- a CDS encoding PEP-CTERM/exosortase system-associated acyltransferase, which produces MAGYSLAENFAQHFQIKFANTKALRQEAFKIRYGVYAAELGWEPENERHMETDECDDYAFHCLLEHKRTGVYAGCVRLVIPPSNQPELKLPFEAHCLESARKDVIDSTQLPRGSFGEISRLAVLSSFRRRENEKNVPFVLKSINPATVYTEEERRNFPNIAMGLYIAAVALADICNHRGAFVMMEPRLNRRLTRFGLPFVQCGEEMDYHGIRAMFHLERSGFCSHLSPELAELYQKIFNDLSNQMFLVPFANPLDK; this is translated from the coding sequence ATGGCCGGATATTCATTAGCCGAAAATTTCGCCCAACATTTTCAGATTAAGTTTGCCAACACTAAGGCACTTCGACAAGAAGCCTTTAAAATTCGCTATGGTGTGTATGCAGCAGAGCTTGGATGGGAGCCTGAGAACGAACGCCATATGGAAACAGATGAATGTGACGACTACGCATTCCACTGTCTACTAGAGCACAAAAGAACGGGGGTATACGCTGGCTGCGTGCGGCTGGTGATTCCCCCATCCAATCAACCAGAGCTAAAGCTCCCCTTTGAAGCGCACTGTTTAGAAAGTGCTCGAAAAGACGTTATAGATTCGACGCAACTGCCGCGTGGTAGCTTTGGTGAAATATCTCGTCTAGCGGTGTTATCAAGCTTTCGTCGTCGTGAAAATGAAAAAAATGTGCCGTTCGTGCTGAAAAGTATCAACCCTGCAACTGTTTATACCGAAGAAGAGCGCCGCAATTTTCCCAATATTGCCATGGGACTATATATAGCTGCTGTGGCGTTGGCAGACATTTGTAATCACAGGGGAGCATTCGTTATGATGGAGCCTAGACTCAATCGCCGTTTAACACGTTTTGGTCTACCATTTGTTCAATGCGGTGAAGAAATGGATTATCATGGCATTCGTGCTATGTTTCATCTTGAACGTTCAGGTTTTTGCTCTCATCTAAGTCCTGAATTAGCTGAACTATACCAAAAGATATTCAACGATCTGTCGAATCAAATGTTCCTTGTTCCTTTTGCCAACCCACTAGATAAATAA
- a CDS encoding ThiF family adenylyltransferase, with the protein MSHTFDYDIAFSRNIGWVTEAEQQIIKSKRIAIAGMGGVGGDHVLTLARLGITKFNLSDFDEFGCENTNRQVGATVDTYGQKKLDTMIAMAKAINPEIEFKTFPEGINEANTEEFLKNADCYVDSLDFFALEARKRVFRLCAEKNIPATTAAPIGMGTAYLNFLPGGMTFEEYFRLEGYSENEQYLRFFLGLTPAALQQAYLVDPSKLDLANKKGPSTTIACKLAAGVTGANVAKILLNRGDVIAIPYGLHFDAYTNQFKKTWRPGGNNNLLQKLAYKLAKRKMNI; encoded by the coding sequence ATGAGTCATACGTTTGATTACGATATCGCCTTTTCTCGTAATATCGGGTGGGTGACCGAAGCAGAGCAGCAAATAATAAAGAGTAAACGTATCGCTATTGCCGGAATGGGGGGAGTTGGCGGTGACCACGTACTAACGCTAGCAAGGCTGGGGATCACCAAATTTAATCTTTCCGATTTTGACGAGTTTGGTTGTGAGAACACCAACCGACAAGTGGGCGCTACCGTTGACACCTACGGCCAGAAAAAACTTGATACCATGATTGCTATGGCAAAAGCCATTAATCCTGAAATTGAGTTTAAAACTTTTCCTGAGGGCATAAACGAAGCAAACACCGAAGAGTTTTTAAAAAATGCCGACTGCTATGTCGACTCACTCGACTTCTTTGCCCTTGAAGCGCGCAAGCGAGTATTTCGACTATGTGCAGAGAAAAACATTCCTGCGACCACGGCAGCCCCGATTGGTATGGGAACCGCCTACCTTAACTTTTTACCCGGCGGGATGACATTTGAAGAATATTTTCGCCTAGAAGGTTACAGCGAAAATGAACAGTACCTGCGTTTTTTCCTTGGCCTAACACCTGCCGCTTTGCAACAAGCTTATCTTGTCGACCCGAGCAAGCTGGATCTGGCAAACAAAAAAGGCCCATCTACTACCATAGCCTGTAAATTAGCCGCTGGCGTCACGGGAGCCAATGTTGCCAAGATTCTGCTAAATCGCGGCGATGTTATAGCAATACCTTATGGCTTACATTTCGATGCCTACACCAACCAGTTCAAGAAAACATGGCGACCAGGTGGCAATAACAACCTGCTCCAAAAGCTAGCGTACAAATTAGCTAAACGAAAAATGAATATATAA
- a CDS encoding IS1595 family transposase, translating into MNQSLLALEQLISELDTVDKQRLSTLIEGQLSGQGCLDFLHTKREEVNQCPHCHSRQIKKYGKVSHRQRYRCNNEDCQRTFMCTYNTPFYRLRHLDKCLRYFKCMLDSLTIRKSAQRCHINKNTAFNWRHRFLSLMTKQGDVTLSGIIEMDETLFRYSEKGTKHLGRAAHKRGKDKAGRGRKKGDWVPVLIARDRENHVFDSCLETEKASHLTELFSHKIAKDSVLCSDGFRSYRVMAKQLNIAHKEINFSKGIRVVEKVFHIQNVNAYHGRLHNWMKRFHGVATKYLSNYLAWDRFFETRTNPNENNLLLAQTQLIQT; encoded by the coding sequence ATGAACCAATCACTGTTAGCATTAGAACAACTCATTAGTGAACTCGATACTGTTGATAAACAAAGGCTATCAACACTTATTGAGGGTCAACTGAGTGGACAAGGGTGCTTAGACTTTTTGCACACAAAACGTGAAGAGGTTAATCAATGCCCGCATTGTCACTCTCGGCAGATTAAAAAGTATGGGAAAGTGTCTCACCGCCAGCGCTATCGTTGCAATAACGAAGATTGCCAGCGAACCTTTATGTGTACCTATAACACACCTTTTTATCGCTTGAGGCACCTCGACAAATGCCTGAGGTATTTTAAATGCATGCTCGATAGTCTAACGATTAGGAAAAGTGCACAGCGCTGTCACATCAATAAAAATACTGCGTTTAATTGGCGTCATCGTTTTCTTTCACTGATGACCAAACAAGGCGACGTCACACTTTCTGGGATAATTGAAATGGATGAAACTTTATTTCGATATTCCGAAAAAGGCACTAAGCATTTAGGGAGAGCAGCCCATAAACGGGGAAAGGATAAAGCAGGTCGAGGCCGTAAGAAAGGTGACTGGGTACCGGTTTTAATTGCTAGAGATAGAGAGAACCACGTTTTTGACAGTTGCTTAGAAACTGAAAAAGCGAGCCATCTTACTGAACTTTTTAGTCATAAAATTGCGAAAGACTCTGTCCTATGTAGCGACGGCTTTCGCTCGTATCGAGTCATGGCGAAGCAATTAAATATTGCTCATAAAGAAATTAATTTTTCTAAAGGTATCAGGGTAGTAGAGAAAGTTTTTCATATTCAAAACGTCAATGCTTATCATGGTCGGTTGCACAATTGGATGAAGCGGTTTCATGGGGTTGCAACCAAGTATCTATCGAATTATCTAGCATGGGATAGATTTTTTGAAACTCGCACTAACCCGAATGAAAACAATTTGTTATTAGCGCAGACACAGTTAATTCAGACATAG
- a CDS encoding PEP-CTERM sorting domain-containing protein — MKIKHVLIGGALALGLSANASAVNVGGVVWEPSSLFDWTSNSNLIEDLLDPGPDGIFGAENAANGADDVVTTLSGFGIVTGLNNTNQGTFCPSCELTYEFGGFELSSVIPQSPGADLGFTGGWIRFYVDNPLSTPYDGNDRTTANDGTLWLALSARDQASTIHPGLVSIEADLSTFGGGGDAGTGAGALDVDFTFGGGGLAANNFDTNTQVAGTDVFFSTSFQPIPGGATPDGLELFGTADFRGASTIPEPSSIALIGLAMLGFAGLRRRKH; from the coding sequence ATGAAAATAAAACATGTTTTAATCGGTGGTGCGCTAGCTTTAGGTTTGTCGGCTAATGCATCAGCTGTAAATGTCGGGGGAGTTGTTTGGGAACCCTCGAGTTTATTCGACTGGACGTCTAACTCCAACTTAATTGAAGACCTGTTGGATCCGGGTCCTGACGGTATTTTTGGTGCTGAAAATGCAGCAAATGGAGCAGATGATGTTGTTACAACATTATCTGGCTTCGGTATCGTAACAGGGCTGAATAACACAAACCAAGGCACTTTTTGCCCTTCTTGTGAGCTAACATACGAGTTTGGTGGTTTTGAGCTTTCGAGTGTCATTCCGCAATCGCCGGGCGCTGATCTTGGATTCACCGGTGGGTGGATTCGCTTTTACGTCGATAATCCATTGTCAACACCGTATGATGGCAACGATAGAACGACAGCCAATGATGGTACCTTGTGGTTAGCACTCTCTGCCCGTGATCAAGCGAGCACCATTCACCCCGGCTTAGTCAGTATTGAAGCCGACCTTTCGACCTTTGGCGGTGGCGGTGATGCTGGTACAGGCGCTGGTGCACTAGATGTTGATTTTACCTTTGGTGGCGGCGGTTTAGCGGCTAATAATTTTGACACTAATACCCAAGTAGCTGGCACGGATGTCTTCTTTAGTACTAGCTTCCAACCTATTCCCGGCGGAGCAACACCAGATGGACTTGAATTATTTGGTACTGCTGACTTTAGAGGTGCATCAACAATCCCAGAGCCTTCTTCAATTGCTTTAATTGGTTTAGCAATGCTTGGCTTTGCAGGTTTGAGACGCAGAAAACACTAA